The following coding sequences lie in one Populus trichocarpa isolate Nisqually-1 chromosome 14, P.trichocarpa_v4.1, whole genome shotgun sequence genomic window:
- the LOC127904312 gene encoding uncharacterized protein LOC127904312: protein MAIARQQTLKELAAPNVENQPLCINIDNNVNFELKSGFIHLLPTFNGLAGEDPHTYLKGFHMVCVGMKPNGVDEEQVKLKAFPFSLKGAAKAWLFSILPGSIGTWNAMKKIFLEKYFPASRVANIRKEICGIRQSHGETLSEYWERFEQLCIQCPHHQIFDQLLIQYFYEGLMPTDRSIIDAASGGAFVDKTPEATRQLISNMAANSKQFGMRGDFSNKRVNEVSISNIENKVNDLTSLVHSLACGNVQQMKVCSICSLQGHASDMCPTMQEDYIEQAHVIDEAFNEQPQRKYDPFSNMYNP from the coding sequence atggctattgcacgacaacaaacactcaaggagcttgctgctcctaatgtggaaaatcagccactgtgcataaacatcgacaataatgtaaactttgagctcaaatctggttttatacatttgctaccaacatttaatggtcttgcaggagaagatcctcatacttaTCTCAAGgggttccatatggtttgtgttggcatgaaaccgaacggagttgatgaagaacaggttaagttgaaagctttccctttctctttgaagggggcagcaaaggcatggcttttctctattctcccaggatctattggaacttggaatgccatgaagaagattttccttgagaagtatttcccagcatctcgagttgccaacataaggaaagaaatatgtgggattcgacaatctcatggagagactctttccgagtattgggaaagatttgagcaactatgcattcaatgccctcatcatcaaatattcgatcagctgctcattcaatatttctatgaaggattgatgcctactgaccgtagtatcattgatgctgcaagtggaggcgcATTCGTGGATAAGACACCTGAGGCtacacgccaattgatctcaaacatggcagccaactcaaaacagTTTGGCATGCGTGGAGACTTCtccaacaaacgagtaaatgaggtaagtatttctaacattgaaaataaagttaatgatcttacttctcttgtgcattctttggcttgtggaaatgtgcagcagatgaaagtttgtagcatatgctccttacaaggacatgcttcggatatgtgcccaacaatgcaagaagattacattgaacaagctcatgTAATTGATGAAGCATTCAACGAACagccccagcgtaaatatgatcccttttccaacatgTACAATCCCTGA
- the LOC18105402 gene encoding glucan endo-1,3-beta-glucosidase 7 isoform X3 — MVVLPYTVAFLLLSFLQTVKITNSQSFIGINYGQVADNLPPPSSTAKLLQSTSIQKVRLNGSDTAIIKALAKTGIGIVIGTANGDIPGLASDPNFAKSWINTNVLPFYPASNIILITVGNGVMTSNDQNLMNRLLPAMQNVQNALNDASLGGKIKVSTVHSMGVLKQSEPPSSGSFDPSYGDLMKALLEFSRANGSPFAINPYPYFAYRSDTRPETLAFCLFQPNVGRMDGNTKIKYMNMFDAQVDAVYSALNSMGFKNVEIVVAETGWPFKGDDNDVGPSIENAKAYNGNLIAHLRSMVGTPLMPGKSVDTYLFALYDEDLKPGPGSERSFGLFKTDLTMVYDFGLSTSSQTQSLAKAAQPSPSPAPAVTATNTITSNNGSNTSTSTGTGTGTGTSTSSSTNNISISSGSGSNKVYLIRIFNLGFLYGFMRLSLICLFFYNLQT, encoded by the exons ATGGTGGTGCTTCCTTATACTGTTGCTTTCCTACTCCTTTCCTTCTTACAGACTGTAAAAATCACTA ACTCGCAATCATTCATCGGTATAAACTATGGCCAAGTTGCGGACAACCTTCCACCACCATCATCCACCGCAAAGCTTCTTCAATCCACTTCAATCCAAAAGGTCCGATTAAATGGATCGGACACCGCCATAATCAAAGCCTTAGCCAAAACCGGAATTGGAATTGTTATCGGCACTGCAAATGGTGACATTCCAGGACTAGCCTCTGATCCCAATTTTGCCAAGAGCTGGATCAACACAAACGTGCTTCCCTTCTATCCAGCTAGCAATATCATCCTCATCACTGTTGGCAACGGGGTCATGACTTCCAATGACCAGAATCTCATGAACAGGCTCTTACCAGCAATGCAAAATGTACAGAATGCTCTAAATGATGCATCGCTCGGGGGTAAAATTAAGGTCTCCACAGTTCATTCGATGGGAGTGCTTAAGCAGTCTGAGCCACCTTCTTCTGGAAGCTTTGATCCAAGTTATGGGGATCTGATGAAGGCCTTGTTGGAGTTTAGTCGTGCGAATGGTTCGCCTTTCGCAATCAATCCCTACCCTTACTTTGCCTACAGAAGCGATACAAGGCCTGAGACTCTCGCTTTTTGCCTTTTCCAGCCGAATGTAGGACGAATGGATGGAAACACTAAGATCAAGTACATGAACATGTTCGATGCTCAG GTGGATGCAGTTTATTCTGCACTGAATTCTATGGGATTTAAGAATGTTGAGATTGTGGTGGCTGAGACTGGATGGCCATTTAAAGGAGATGACAACGATGTAGGGCCAAGCATTGAGAATGCCAAGGCTTACAATGGCAATTTGATTGCACACCTTCGATCGATGGTGGGCACTCCACTCATGCCAGGAAAATCAGTGGATACATACCTCTTTGCTCTTTATGACGAAGACTTGAAACCTGGACCTGGTTCTGAGCGATCATTTGGACTTTTCAAGACTGATCTCACCATGGTTTATGATTTTGGACTCTCTACAAGTAGCCAG ACCCAGTCACTAGCAAAAGCAGCAcaaccatcaccatcaccagcACCCGCAGTCACCGCCACCAACACCATTACCAGCAACAACGGCAGCAACACGAGCACGAGCACGGGCACGGGCACGGGCACGGGCACGAGCACGAGCTCGAGCACGAATAACATTAGCATCAGTAGCGGCAGCGGCAGCAACAAAGTATATTTAATTAGGATTTTCAATTTAGGTTTCTTGTATGGGTTTATGAGACTTTCTTtgatttgccttttcttttataacttGCAAACTTAG
- the LOC18105402 gene encoding glucan endo-1,3-beta-glucosidase 7 isoform X2, with translation MQNRNRSSLAMVVLPYTVAFLLLSFLQTVKISNSQSFIGINYGQVADNLPPPSSTAKLLQSTSIQKVRLNGSDTAIIKALAKTGIGIVIGTANGDIPGLASDPNFAKSWINTNVLPFYPASNIILITVGNGVMTSNDQNLMNRLLPAMQNVQNALNDASLGGKIKVSTVHSMGVLKQSEPPSSGSFDPSYGDLMKALLEFSRANGSPFAINPYPYFAYRSDTRPETLAFCLFQPNVGRMDGNTKIKYMNMFDAQVDAVYSALNSMGFKNVEIVVAETGWPFKGDDNDVGPSIENAKAYNGNLIAHLRSMVGTPLMPGKSVDTYLFALYDEDLKPGPGSERSFGLFKTDLTMVYDFGLSTSSQTQSLAKAAQPSPSPAPAVTATNTITSNNGSNTSTSTGTGTGTGTSTSSSTNNISISSGSGSNKVYLIRIFNLGFLYGFMRLSLICLFFYNLQT, from the exons ACTCGCAATCATTCATCGGTATAAACTATGGCCAAGTTGCGGACAACCTTCCACCACCATCATCCACCGCAAAGCTTCTTCAATCCACTTCAATCCAAAAGGTCCGATTAAATGGATCGGACACCGCCATAATCAAAGCCTTAGCCAAAACCGGAATTGGAATTGTTATCGGCACTGCAAATGGTGACATTCCAGGACTAGCCTCTGATCCCAATTTTGCCAAGAGCTGGATCAACACAAACGTGCTTCCCTTCTATCCAGCTAGCAATATCATCCTCATCACTGTTGGCAACGGGGTCATGACTTCCAATGACCAGAATCTCATGAACAGGCTCTTACCAGCAATGCAAAATGTACAGAATGCTCTAAATGATGCATCGCTCGGGGGTAAAATTAAGGTCTCCACAGTTCATTCGATGGGAGTGCTTAAGCAGTCTGAGCCACCTTCTTCTGGAAGCTTTGATCCAAGTTATGGGGATCTGATGAAGGCCTTGTTGGAGTTTAGTCGTGCGAATGGTTCGCCTTTCGCAATCAATCCCTACCCTTACTTTGCCTACAGAAGCGATACAAGGCCTGAGACTCTCGCTTTTTGCCTTTTCCAGCCGAATGTAGGACGAATGGATGGAAACACTAAGATCAAGTACATGAACATGTTCGATGCTCAG GTGGATGCAGTTTATTCTGCACTGAATTCTATGGGATTTAAGAATGTTGAGATTGTGGTGGCTGAGACTGGATGGCCATTTAAAGGAGATGACAACGATGTAGGGCCAAGCATTGAGAATGCCAAGGCTTACAATGGCAATTTGATTGCACACCTTCGATCGATGGTGGGCACTCCACTCATGCCAGGAAAATCAGTGGATACATACCTCTTTGCTCTTTATGACGAAGACTTGAAACCTGGACCTGGTTCTGAGCGATCATTTGGACTTTTCAAGACTGATCTCACCATGGTTTATGATTTTGGACTCTCTACAAGTAGCCAG ACCCAGTCACTAGCAAAAGCAGCAcaaccatcaccatcaccagcACCCGCAGTCACCGCCACCAACACCATTACCAGCAACAACGGCAGCAACACGAGCACGAGCACGGGCACGGGCACGGGCACGGGCACGAGCACGAGCTCGAGCACGAATAACATTAGCATCAGTAGCGGCAGCGGCAGCAACAAAGTATATTTAATTAGGATTTTCAATTTAGGTTTCTTGTATGGGTTTATGAGACTTTCTTtgatttgccttttcttttataacttGCAAACTTAG
- the LOC18105402 gene encoding glucan endo-1,3-beta-glucosidase 7 isoform X1, with product MQNRNRSSLAMVVLPYTVAFLLLSFLQTVKISNSQSFIGINYGQVADNLPPPSSTAKLLQSTSIQKVRLNGSDTAIIKALAKTGIGIVIGTANGDIPGLASDPNFAKSWINTNVLPFYPASNIILITVGNGVMTSNDQNLMNRLLPAMQNVQNALNDASLGGKIKVSTVHSMGVLKQSEPPSSGSFDPSYGDLMKALLEFSRANGSPFAINPYPYFAYRSDTRPETLAFCLFQPNVGRMDGNTKIKYMNMFDAQWFNQLQVDAVYSALNSMGFKNVEIVVAETGWPFKGDDNDVGPSIENAKAYNGNLIAHLRSMVGTPLMPGKSVDTYLFALYDEDLKPGPGSERSFGLFKTDLTMVYDFGLSTSSQTQSLAKAAQPSPSPAPAVTATNTITSNNGSNTSTSTGTGTGTGTSTSSSTNNISISSGSGSNKVYLIRIFNLGFLYGFMRLSLICLFFYNLQT from the exons ACTCGCAATCATTCATCGGTATAAACTATGGCCAAGTTGCGGACAACCTTCCACCACCATCATCCACCGCAAAGCTTCTTCAATCCACTTCAATCCAAAAGGTCCGATTAAATGGATCGGACACCGCCATAATCAAAGCCTTAGCCAAAACCGGAATTGGAATTGTTATCGGCACTGCAAATGGTGACATTCCAGGACTAGCCTCTGATCCCAATTTTGCCAAGAGCTGGATCAACACAAACGTGCTTCCCTTCTATCCAGCTAGCAATATCATCCTCATCACTGTTGGCAACGGGGTCATGACTTCCAATGACCAGAATCTCATGAACAGGCTCTTACCAGCAATGCAAAATGTACAGAATGCTCTAAATGATGCATCGCTCGGGGGTAAAATTAAGGTCTCCACAGTTCATTCGATGGGAGTGCTTAAGCAGTCTGAGCCACCTTCTTCTGGAAGCTTTGATCCAAGTTATGGGGATCTGATGAAGGCCTTGTTGGAGTTTAGTCGTGCGAATGGTTCGCCTTTCGCAATCAATCCCTACCCTTACTTTGCCTACAGAAGCGATACAAGGCCTGAGACTCTCGCTTTTTGCCTTTTCCAGCCGAATGTAGGACGAATGGATGGAAACACTAAGATCAAGTACATGAACATGTTCGATGCTCAG TGGTTTAATCAATTGCAGGTGGATGCAGTTTATTCTGCACTGAATTCTATGGGATTTAAGAATGTTGAGATTGTGGTGGCTGAGACTGGATGGCCATTTAAAGGAGATGACAACGATGTAGGGCCAAGCATTGAGAATGCCAAGGCTTACAATGGCAATTTGATTGCACACCTTCGATCGATGGTGGGCACTCCACTCATGCCAGGAAAATCAGTGGATACATACCTCTTTGCTCTTTATGACGAAGACTTGAAACCTGGACCTGGTTCTGAGCGATCATTTGGACTTTTCAAGACTGATCTCACCATGGTTTATGATTTTGGACTCTCTACAAGTAGCCAG ACCCAGTCACTAGCAAAAGCAGCAcaaccatcaccatcaccagcACCCGCAGTCACCGCCACCAACACCATTACCAGCAACAACGGCAGCAACACGAGCACGAGCACGGGCACGGGCACGGGCACGGGCACGAGCACGAGCTCGAGCACGAATAACATTAGCATCAGTAGCGGCAGCGGCAGCAACAAAGTATATTTAATTAGGATTTTCAATTTAGGTTTCTTGTATGGGTTTATGAGACTTTCTTtgatttgccttttcttttataacttGCAAACTTAG